Within Lolium rigidum isolate FL_2022 chromosome 5, APGP_CSIRO_Lrig_0.1, whole genome shotgun sequence, the genomic segment GCCACCGCCTCCCCTGGGCAAGCCGGCAGCGCCCGCGTGCTCTGCGGCTGCTTCTGCTCAGGCGCCgtcggccgcctccgccgcggcgGCTGTGCTTGCCTCTCGCATGGCCGACCCGGCCATTGGTGGGCGTCTGGCTCGCGGTCGTCGCCCTGTTAGGCCCGTGGTGGCTGCTGCTGCAACCCCTCGCCCGTCCGCCGTGCCTCGCTGCTCCGACTCCCTCGCCGTCCGTTGTGGCTGCTGCTTCGACCCCCTGCCCGCCCGCTGTGGCTGCTGCCATGGCCGGTGGCGCCTTGGTCCCTGGGGCTGCTGGTCTACCTCCGCTCGTGGCCACCAAGACCGTCGACGCTTCGTCTGACCCTGCCGTGTTGATAGAGGGCCTCGGGTTCTTGTCGCTACCGCCTGCTGCCTCGGGAGGCCCGATCTCTGCGGGGGTGTGCTCTGTCGAGGACCACGATGGTGAGGAGTTTGCTTCACCGTTGGCCTCTTCCAAAGGCACCGTTTCCGACTACGAGCGGATGATTGCGGAGCCATGCCGTGACCTCTCTGCTGGCTGCCGCCGCTTTTGATGATGAGGAAGGATGGACCCGGGTGGGTCGGGGCTGCCGTTCCAGCCGGGCGCCATTGTCTTCGCTGCGTGAAGGTCTCGACCGTAGCCTCGCCTTCAAGCGCTGGGCTCGAGGGAGGTGTTTTCGGTGCCTTGAGCGTGGACACCAGGTCAGCTCATGTCGTGGGTCATTCAGATGCATCCGATGTCGTCGTCCTGGTCACCGGGAGCGTTTCTGCCGTGCGCGCTCTCCTACTGCTCGTTCTCGCTCTCCGGAGGCTCGGGCTCGTTGTCCGGTCGCTCGTGCTCCTTGCCAGCGGAGTCGCTCTCCGTCTGCTCAGCCTCGTCGCCCCTCGTCGCCTCTGAGTTGGGCTGGGGTTTTGGGCCACTCGTCGTTGCATCCTGTGGTGCAGCCGTGTTGCAAGGATTCTGTCTCTTCTCTGGAGTCCCAGTTTGCCCTGCTACGCATGGAGGTCCTTCAGAAGTTTGAGTTGCTTCGCTCTGAGGTTCAGGATGTTCTTGCCAAGCTTCAGGTTGCGTCGGTTGTGCCTCTACCACCTGAGATACAGACTGGTTCTGTTGATGAGGGGTTCGAATGCTGCTTTGGAGAATTTTCTCCTCGTGCTCTACATACGTCGTCGTCTGTCCTTACGACGGTTGTCGCCACCGAGGTTGTGGCTCCAGTTGTGGGGATCTTGCCTGAGTTGCAGGATCATTGTGGGAAATCATCTGTGGTGCTTCCAGTTGAGCTAGGCCATTTGGAGCCTTTGGCGGTGGACATCGCGCCATCCCCATCTCTCGTCCGAGTCCTGCGAGTTGCCCTCCTCTGTGGATAGTGGAGGTCCGTCCATCCGGTTGCCCCTCTTCGACCGTGAAGCTATGTTGGAAAGTATTGATCAGGCGGTCTTCGTGAAAAAGCTTAGTGGCTTGCTCGCTTGCTGGCAGCTTGCCCTGGATCTAGCGAGGCGATTGCTTGCCTCATAGCTGAGGAGGCTTCTACCGGCAAAATCAGAAAGGTGAAAAAGGCTCTTAGGAGCATAGGCAAGAAGGGTGGCGCCATTGGTAAGGCACCCGCGACTGCTTAACGCAGATGCGTGGTCCTAGGGTAGTCGTCGGTCTGCGGTTGCTTAGCTAGAGTGGGGTTGTCGCTTAGTGAGTTGCTTTGGTCTTAGGTGTTGCCCTTTGTGGTTGTGTTGCCTCATGTTGTTGGTGTTTGTTGtatggttttcgcccggtttCTTCCATTAATAAACCGGGCACTTCCTTCTTAATAAATggttggggcaaagcttttgccccacagttcaaaaaaaaaaaaatagacatgTTTCCTAACAAAGTGCATTTTCCTCGACTAATCGCACGATGACTGAATGGCGCGGCCACGGGAGAGGACTGCTACCAGATTGCTACCGAAAGCAAGGCAGGGCAGCAAAGCTGAGCAATAATGCGCGAGACGAGTAGATAAAGTGTGTTATCCAATCAGCACGATGAGACCGACACGGCTTGCTCGCGTGAAAAGTGCCGGCCATTCCCATGTTACGACTTTTGCCATTAGAGGCAGGGCGGCACGGGACCTTTTGCCGGATTAGCTGAAATTCTGAGCTCCTCACGCTACCTGAAAATTGTCGGGAGTCAGGACACGGTGATACAGCTTGGGATTTTGCTGCATCGGAGTTGTATTTGGTTTTAACTTTGTTTTTTGTTTGGATCAAGTTGTATTTGGTCTTGTTGGACTGGCTGGGGGCCGCGACTTGTGAACTTGAAGTCGGCATGGGCTGTGTTTCTGGTTCGTTCTGTCCTGGGCTTTTCGAGGTAAGCAGCATGCAGCAGACCTTTTTTTTTGTAGGAGTAGGTTTTTCTTTTCTGATACAATGGATTACATCCCTTCCGAAATGTAAGCTTTATTAGCTTTCTAAATATAAGACTACATTTCGGAACATaattagctttctaaaaaggcttacTTTTCGAAATGGAATTAGCTTTCTAAAAAAGACTTACATTTTGGAACGGAGTAGTAATACATTAACATAATAACATGAAGAAGATATATCAAGTACTCGAACAAATAAAACTGGTAGGGTGAAGGAAGGATAGTCTAGACCACTCCCGGGCAAAAGGAAGTTAAATGTTGATACATCAGTGAATTCGGAGACCAGGAAAGTGTCGATTGGCCACATTATTGGACTCAAGCGGCCATGCTTTTTTTGTTTGCATCTTGTCGAGTGGAGATAGAGGGCGTCATAGATGCCGGTACCGTAGAAGCGGTAGGTGAGCTTGGCGGAGAGAAATAGACGCAAAAACAATTCCGTGAAGGCGGTGATGACGTTCCAAGATCCTATGAATACCATGATAGTGGGAATGACTTACTTGGGTGAGTGACGACCGTTTGTGGCAGGATTCGCGTCGACACTATTATCACACCATCCTCATGATGCAAAAGACATATGATATGTTAGCTAAATCAATAGATGATCAAGATGTTAGTGTGTGTTTTGATGATCCTCCTGTTTCTATATCTGTAACTAGTGGATTAGGTAACCTTGATTGCTTGAAGTAATAAAGGTTGCATGTTTGCTAAAAAAGAAGTTATCAAGTACATCCGACCTCGTTGGCGTCTATAACAACTCAATGTTACGAGAAATTCGAGACATCAAGGATGTGGACAAACcaaattattgaaaataaaataataggAAAACAAGATCCAATGCATGCAAGAACCAAACAACATTAGCAACTTCCATgacaatattcgaaccgcgagaaGGTTTTCCAAAAGAAACACCTTTGAGAAATAACTAGAGAGGAGGGGGAGACACCACCCTGTCAAAAGATTAAGTTGGGGAGAGTCTTCTAACGCTAGCATCTAGTTAGACGCTGTGTGCCTCCACTCGAGAGTTCTCAACACCTTATCAGAAGTAAACAATACATAAGTGTTGTGGACGCCAGATCCAGTCAAAGATCAAatcataggttttcaccctggagagCTAGACTGAGCAAATTTCATGTCTTTACCAAGGTAACGATACTGAAGCACCATCATTTTTATCAAGCATAACCGATGAAGGCCAAACCAAGCAGCCACCCGTAGGAGCAATGAAAGAGACTTTGCAAGGCATTTTATCGCGAGATAGTTGAACTTGGAACTAGCACGTTGCAACATACATTTTTTGGAACATACTCCGGATTAGCCTTTAACAAAAATTTCCCTTGTTCACCGAATATGTTAATCTAACAACGAGGCACCACCCAATCCGACAACATGGGGCCTGAAACGACTGAACACGCAAAAGAAGCTGACAAAGTCTAACAACACACAATTTTCTCATCCTTTAGAGACTCGGGAGAATCTGTGATCACATACCTTACATGTTTTCATCAGTGAACTGCAAAAGTACAATTTGTAGTTCTACAATAGCGAAAAGTATATGGACTCACATGTATCTGTATCTGTTAATTTTCTGTATACCCTAAAACATGAAACTTGACAGCCAGGCTCATTTTGCAATAGTCAGTGTGTTTCCTTGATTCAGTCCTGCTCTGTACTCTGCACTCTGCAGTATACTTTGTCTGTACCCTGGAGAGGATCCCCGAACGGCTAAAACCCACTCGCCAGTCGCCCCGACCCCAGCCTCCCCACCAACCTCGCGCAAACCCTAGCAATGGCGGCGGCCAACCTGCTCTCCCGctcgctcctctcctcgcccacccCGACCCACGTCTCCCAACCAACCCGCAGCAGCCCCGCATCCGTCTCCCTGCGCCGCCGCCATGCACGCGCGACCCCCCTCCGCGCCTCCCTCTCCACCGCCTCCCCGTCCCtgcagccgccgccggcggccgccgcggggGAGGCGCCCAAGCACTGCTTCCGGCGCGGCGCCGACGGGCACCTCTACTGCGAGGGGGTCCGGGTGGAggacgcgatggcggcggcagagCGGAGCCCCTTCTACCTCTACAGCAGGCCGCAGGTCGTCCGCAACTTCACCGCCTACAACCAGGCCCTCGAGGGCCTCCGCTCCGTCGTCGGGTACGCCGTCAAGGCCAACAACAACCTCAGCGTGCTGCGTCTCCTGCGGGACCTCGGGTGCGGCGCCGTCCTTGTCAGCGGCAACGAGCTCCGCCTCGCACTGCGGGCAGGATTTGACCCCACCAGGTGCGGCCTTCTTCCTTCGGTTTGGACTCAGGACGGGTTAGACGAAGTCTCGTGCGATTTGCTATTGCTGTTTATTTCTAATTTTGGATGGAGTAGAGCACATTGTGTTACCGTGGATACTATTTTTTTTCAGTTTCATTCCTTGTGTACCACAAAGTGCTGATTGATAAAGGCTCAGATTCATGTCAGTTAAGTTCTCAAGTCAAGTTTACCAGCTTTTTTCTATGCCATAGCgatacttgctgaatttggcatggcAACGGATATTTTAGCGCAACCAACCATGCATGTCAGTGTGCATCAGTAGTTGTGGGAGTTAGTTTGAGTGTCTGATCTGATGCGCACGACACACGGCACAGGTAGACAGCAGGCCGGTTGGACTTTTGTCATTGGAAAAGTTGGACTCGTCGAATAGTATTCAACCTTATCTGAAGCCTTCTCTGTTTGTTTTGGGGACAACAGGTTTTAGCTAATCCCTAATCTAAGAAAATTGCTTTCTACATGAAATAAGTGCAGCATCATTATGTGGCAAAGTCGGCATGGAACTTAAGCTTATGAATGTCAAGATGCTCCATTTGAAATGGGTATGATTAGAATAGTTAGTTTAGTGGGTCAATTTAACATGTCCTGCGTTCACAACTTTATTTCTGGTTGAATTATCAAAACAGAAATCAGCTTGTCTTTACACTCATACCATCAGTCCGCTATCGAAACTTTGTTTTTCCAGCTCAGATCTAAGACAAGAAAAATGAAGCACGGATTGACTAATTGTGGAGCTAATCTTGTGGCAGCAATCTGTGTATTTTCCTTTGTAGAAAAGTTAGCATCATAGGCGGAGCTACTTGAGGACTTGGGTGTAGAGATGTACACCCAATATTTTTGACAAAACGACTTATTAGCTAAGTTTAGAGAAATATATTAATCAGAAAATCCATGTAAAAATTGAAATCTGGGAGACTGTGTACACCCATTATCTGACCGCTGGCTCCGCCAATGGTTGGCATGCTAGTTTATGGTGTTCATGACAAGAGTTTCGACAAGATTCTGTTCACACCAGCACAGTAGTTATATAATTACCCTGTGTTTTGGGTTTAGCAAAGTCAATTTTTGATTTGACCAATCATATAGGCATATAGGAAAAGAAATCAACATATATAATTCCAAATGCATGATAAAATCCTACAATAGAGATGCTCTTCAATTGTGCTTCAGTTGATAGAAATTTTCCTACCTGGAAGGTAACTAAATATGTTGAGTTTGCATTTTAAAATCAGGTGCATATTTAATGGAAATGGAAAAACATTGGAAGATCTTGTTTTAGCTGCTGAGAGTGGAGTATTTGTAAATATAGACAGTGAATTTGATTTGGAGAATATTGTTACTGCTGCAAGAGTTGCAGGAAAGAAAGTGCCTGTTTTGCTCAGAATTAATCCGGATGTCGATCCACAGGTAGAATCATCCCTCCCAAAGCATATTATTTATTTGATTATGGACATCCATTTCCCCCCTTTTATTTACTTGGCTACCATTTGTTGATCTTATGTGTTTGTGCATGTGTTATAGTTGGAAGAGGTATTTACAGGTTCACGTGAATTACCTACATGGCATGCAAACCACCATTTTACTATCTGTGCCATCATCTTGAGCATCTTTTTTTTACGAGACCAAATTTACCTTCTTTAAAATTGCATCAAAGCATCTTTCAATCTATTGCAACAAATCATGTGGAAAGTTGTAAGATTTGTTGAGTTTTCACATGATACATGTCATTTCTTGTCATGGGGCAATATTCTGATTGTATTTATTTTCTTGTCATCAGGTTCATCCCTATGTTGCCACTGGAAACAAAACATCCAAATTTGGGATCCGTAATGAAAAATTGCAATGGTTCTTAGACTCTATCAAGTCATACTCAAATGATATTAAACTGGTGGGTGTTCACTGCCATCTTGGATCCACTATTACAAAGGTAATGTCTTACATTTGATCATAACTGTTTCTGTAGTTACTTATAATTTCGAGCATTCGTGGTACTAAGGTTGCTCAAGGTGGTAAATGTATTACATTTGATCATAACCGTTTCTTGAGCATTTGTGATGGATGTACTCAATGCGACTCCAGTAGCTGTAACCAGATTGTTAGTTCCCTATGACCGCATCAAATGTGCCATTCACAATCCATGATCATGGCCACATTCTCTTCTACAGTGTAATTgttagaccttgctcttttctttCCTGACGATGGAGTGAAAACGTCAATGGCATCTTCTCATTGTCCTTCAAATTGTTCAAATGGCATTGATACAATGATACATTGATGCAACCTATTACCACGGAttcatccatcatgctaatgaaggaTTCCACACCAATGGGTAGATGATTAGCAATGtacaagagcaccaaccaaaattcTACACCGATTGCAATGAATTCTATCAAATCTACATGCTCAACATTGCTGCAACTACCATAGAACTAAAGAGACTGGAAGAAAAAACTTACCTTGGCTGCATTTTGCCAAACACCTCGTAATCGTCAGTCATGGCGCCGCATCGGTGTTGAAGATTTTAGGTGGCCACCACCAGAGCTTGGAGGGGTCAGGAAGCGGTGCGGGAGGTGCAAGAGCTGGCCGACGGCTTGGCATTTTCCCTGCGACAGGGTGGCCTTGCTCCACACCACCTTCGACTGACTGGCGCCACATGTGGGAGGGATAGGCCGGAGCCGCTGGTGGAGCTTCTTGTGACAAATCAGGTCGGACGGGGGTTCTGCTCCATGGCAGAAGGGGAATGGAGTGTGGCGGCGTGCTATGGCATCGGAAGAAGTCGCACACGGTCATGGGGGAGTTTTTTTCCCCTTTGCTCTAACACGCGAACTGTATAGAGAGGTTAGAGATAGTGTTGATATTCCTCAAATACGACTGGGGTGGTTTTAGAGGGATTTATAGAAGTTAAGGATAGGAATGTATAAGGAACATGCTAGAATTGGTATTTTCTGTATAATGGCAGTTTTTAAGGAATGGGAGTGTTTTAACGTATCAGTTAGAGTTGCTCTTATGCTGACCAGGAATCTTCTAGAGTAAGCTTTTTCATCTATAAATGCATGCGGGTTGGCCTATATtttttaaaagaagaagatggcaGGAGGGCTACCTTTTTGTTAGGACAAAAGTtctgtactacctctgtcccgaAGTCAAAGCTTACTAAGTTAAACCAAATATATAGATCTTTTCCAATGAATAAGgcatataaatttagtcaaaagtcaaagcTTACTATGTTTGACTGAATATATAGATGAAAATACCAATATCTGCAATATTAAATAAATATACTGAAAATACATAAATAGACATGGGTCTAAAGCGTGTTCGACGCCTTGAGGTCAGAGGGTGCTCTGCTTGCCCTGAAAACATTTGCCTGCTGCATCCTTTCCAAACATGCCAGCAGATGTATACTTCCCTTGCATCCCCTCTTCCATAATGCCGATGCCTCTACTTCTACTTCTGCATATTCCTTATTTTCTCACTTTCCTGCTTCTTCCATGCCGAAGTGTTCCTTTGTTGAGGATAAGCATGAGGTTTGATTGGTCCTTtcttttagagtattgtggttgcttccacaTGTATGATAGATGACCAGACAGACCCCATAGTAGCTACTGCGACGGATATGCGCTGCTTACCCAGTAGGAAATGGTTAAACTGGATATGGGCACTTAACATTTGGGTATGGGCATGGCACCTAAACCTTACCCAATGGGAAGGCTAGTCGAAGTGCGCTTGGATTTCATTAGTTTGTGCTGAATTCAATCTCTAAATAGCATGCCCCCATTTGCTGAACTCGCTCTTTTATGCGGAATACTGAATTCATATTTCTTTTCTTTCATACTTCCCAGTATGTGCTTGTTTCTGTTCATCCTATAATGTGTTCCTGTTGATGTACAGGTGCTCCTGTTTATATATACAGGTCTTGGGGCTTATGTTATACTTAGTTGTTACCATTAAATAATTTGGACTTTTTGAATCAAGTAGCTTGTCAATGTGTCTCTGAAGCAAGTTGTGACTTCCTTTTGTTTAGGTTGATATATTTAGGGACGCTGCAGTTATTATGGTGAACTTCGTTGATCAAATTCGAGAACAAGGTTTTGAGTTGGAATACCTGAATATCGGAGGGGGCTTGGGAATAGACTACCATCACACAGATGCAGTCTTGCCTACGCCTATGGACCTTATCAACACAGTGAGTTCAGTATCCATATGCTTATGGTTCTTCTCTTTGTAGGCACAAATGCTTTCTGGTTTCTTCATGCAAGGCTCATTCTGCTTATGGTGTGATAGGTGCGAGAATTGGTTCTCTCACGGGATCTTACTCTCATCATCGAACCTGGAAGATCCCTTATTGCTAATACTTGCTGCTTCGTCAACAAGGTCACTGGTGTGAAATCTAATGGTACAAAGAATTTCATTGTCGTTGATGGCAGCATGGCAGAGCTCATTAGGCCAAGTTTATATGGCGCATATCAGGTTTGTCTAGAATTGCCACTGCTTAACTCGTAATGACCAGTGTCTGGTGTTATTTCCATAGATGTTTTGTAATCCTTGCGCATAAATAAGCACAAAATTGGCAGCCATGTTATTCGACCTCTTGTATTGTGATGCATATCAGTTGATCATAAATCCTTTGTTGCAGCATATCGAACTAGTTTCTCCTCCCTCCCCAGACGCTGAAGTAGCGACCTTTGATATTGTTGGGCCAGTTTGTGAATCTGCGGATTTCCTTGGCAAAGATAGGGAGCTTCCAACACCTGAAAAGGTTTGACAGTATTATCTGTGTTTTTTTCCCTTTCTGACAAGGTTTGGGATTAGCCCATGTGTGCACCCTTCTGACATTGCCCTTGTAGGGAGCTGGTTTGGTTGTCCACGACGCAGGGGCCTACTGCATGAGTATGGCTTCGACATACAACCTGAAAATGAGACCAGCCGAGTATTGGGTATGAACTATTGCCTATTGGTCCTGTCGATACAACTTCTCCTTTATACTTGCTGAAACCAGTAAGTTATGTTTTCGCTCTGCAGGTAGATGATGACGGATCCATTGCTAAAATTAGGCACGGGGAAACATTTGACGACTACATGAAGTTCTTCGATGGTCTCTCTGCGTAGCCCCTTCGCGTGATTACCATTTTGAGAAGATCACTCTAATCATGTGGCTTTAGCGGAACGTGAATGCATAAGGTGATACAAATTGCTGTAGTATGATCTGGGTTTGCCTTATTACTTGTGCGATGGCGTGCTCTATTCAGtttgatagatctttggagggcGCATGATtttctttcggtcttgttaggaTTTAATGAATTTACATTGATTAAGGGGTTAATCCCCGCCTGTAATGTGGAGGCAGTTGCGACTGTCGCATCCCTCCCCGTCTGTGTTGACAGAATAAATGGCTTTGCCATAATCAATGAAATCGGTAGTTTGGTCATTTCTCCCTTCACATCTCGATTACACTCAACATGCTGTCAGCATGCTCTACTCGGAGAGCAAGTCCAATCAGAGAGAAATTTGAAGAATAGGTGATCATTCTTTCCTTGGATCATCTCTCTTTCTTTTCGTTTTCCTTCACAGGAGGAATAAACGCCCTGCCTTGATGCCGTTGCTGCAGTTTGGGGTTGGCTTTCGTCGCCACTGTGCCAGTGTACCCCTGTGTAATGATTTTCTTGATGAAAAACTGTGGGTTGCTCATTTGCTGGAAAATCTGTCAGATTTACTTTGAAATGCAGTAAACAAATGGATCGATTAACCACATAAATCCTGTTCGTTTCCCCCTCGCGCCCCAGTGCGCCGCAGCCCCGCTGCTGCACTTGTTTTTCTCAGGCGCGGGGCTAACGAAGCTAGTACTTCCTaacttagtactccctccgtcacacCAAAATTGTCTCaattttgttaaaatttggatgtatctacttATTAGATaacgtctagatacatctaaattttgataaagatAAAACAACTTtgatgggacagagggagtactaaaaTTTTGACAATTACTGTATTATGGATCAAAGGGAGTACAAGGTAAGTCTCCTTTCATCTGGAACTTTAGAGCTCACTGCCAAAGGTACGCTGATGTAGTACTCCGTCCGTCTAAACATAAGTGTTCCACTTTTATCTAGATACAGatatatctagataaaattgagaCACCTAATTTTAAACGGAGGGTATAATTGCTTTAAAAAAAGATTGTGATCGATCAAAAGCAGGCACGAGCAGTCGGCCTCATGGTTGCAGTGATGGGCGGCAGACCCTCGTGAACATCGCTGTTAAGCTCGTGGGTAATTAAATGGTCGAAATGGATTTAGATACGTAGCCACACGATTAGACGCATGACTGACTAAGGGGGATTTTTTTTAAACTCTGATTAAGGGAGGGCATGTGCTCCAGTACAACCCCCCTCGAAACTCAGTTTGGGCTCAAAAGCCCGGCAAACCCATATCCAAGCTCGTACGTGAACCCATATACGCCCGTACCTATACCGTATGCATAGGCTGTTGGGACCTTCCTCCTCCACGATCGATCTCCTCTCGACCACGTTCACGAGCAAACTCGatgagccgccgccgctgcactcCGTCGCACGATCTCCATGCACGATCTCCTCTTCACCGCCGCACTCCGTCGCCACAGAGCTCCTCCGTCGCTTCTCCACGATCTCCTCTTCACCGACATCTCCAGGGAGCTCGACGAGCCGCCGCCTCCGCACTCCGTCACCATAGACCTCCTCCACCAGCAGCATATCTTCCCGACGATCTTGGCACTATACCATCTCCACGATCTTCAGGGCCTGCTCGACGAGCCGCCTCTGCTGCACTCCGTTGCCTCGAGCTCCATCTCTCCGGTGTAGGCGATCATCCGCTGGACACGATGTGGAGGTTCGTTTCAATCTCTCTAGCCGGACATGTCCGGCGGCTCATCTTGCTTGTCCGGCGCACGGAAGACTGGCCGGCACACGAGCGGCAGACAGGCCGGCCAGTGGCAGACAGGCCGGCTCCTCGCTGCCAGACTATCCGTTGTCTGTGTGCGTTTAATTAAGTGTACTAAATATGAAATAGTGATTTCCATTGCGTATTGTTTAGAATTTTGCATTAGTTCTTTATTACGTGCAAGTTTTGTGTAGTTTTTGGAGAAATGGGAGACTATAGCTCAACTTGGAGTGACGGGGATGACGGATATACGGGCGATGGTGATTCTAATTCAGAGAATAGTTCCAAATCCAAGATCTATGAAAATGTACCTCCTCTTGGGGAGAACGTTCCATCATCAACGTCCTCAGAAAACATGAGTGAAGTATGTTGATTATTTTTTAATGGCGACCAATGAATGGAAGCAATGAAATGACATGTTACATTCTTTGTTTTTCGCTGTGTACGTGCTACACAGTGGTCACGAGGAGGATGAGTATTCAGACATGGAGGTTGGATTTGATGAATATAGCGTGGAGGTAGGACTGCATCACGAGGAATCAAGCTCTGAAAATAGGAGCGAAGTAAGTATATAGTTTTACTATGGCAAACCGTCAATGTTACCATTGAAACGACAACTTTTATGGCTTATTTTCCCTACATGTGTAGGTGACATCTGGTGCAGACAATGGGCGTGAACATCACGGTCAAACAGATCCAGACATTGTGAGTAATAATGAATATAAGATGCACTCAGTGGAAGAGCACTGTAAAATACTGGACATGACATTTTATTCCGAACCGGCGGCTTTTGTCTGGTACAACAGCTATGCG encodes:
- the LOC124654678 gene encoding probable diaminopimelate decarboxylase, chloroplastic, coding for MAAANLLSRSLLSSPTPTHVSQPTRSSPASVSLRRRHARATPLRASLSTASPSLQPPPAAAAGEAPKHCFRRGADGHLYCEGVRVEDAMAAAERSPFYLYSRPQVVRNFTAYNQALEGLRSVVGYAVKANNNLSVLRLLRDLGCGAVLVSGNELRLALRAGFDPTRCIFNGNGKTLEDLVLAAESGVFVNIDSEFDLENIVTAARVAGKKVPVLLRINPDVDPQVHPYVATGNKTSKFGIRNEKLQWFLDSIKSYSNDIKLVGVHCHLGSTITKVDIFRDAAVIMVNFVDQIREQGFELEYLNIGGGLGIDYHHTDAVLPTPMDLINTVRELVLSRDLTLIIEPGRSLIANTCCFVNKVTGVKSNGTKNFIVVDGSMAELIRPSLYGAYQHIELVSPPSPDAEVATFDIVGPVCESADFLGKDRELPTPEKGAGLVVHDAGAYCMSMASTYNLKMRPAEYWVDDDGSIAKIRHGETFDDYMKFFDGLSA